One region of Arcobacter sp. CECT 8983 genomic DNA includes:
- a CDS encoding response regulator produces MNGNNINLMYVEDDVVVNDTITSLLQKLGYTVYNFFNGEDAYNYYVDNKIDLVISDIDMPKINGIELVEKIKAVNTKTPIIFTTAISDEKYLLDSINLGIDLFMKKPIDCGALKQNIEKVLKPYFLELENEAKEEKIKQQAKEILIAKTVSMISHQWRQPLSKIGSITSKIRVYSQMKKLTEDILITNLEKIERENIYLSSTINKFNKLLEKKDIRGFSLKELLEDINKDEISIDMQNNVFIKSDYEEFKNIFESILKNSYEQFDKNKIENRKINITTFQDDEFFYIKICDNAGGIDEDILTNVFDLYHSDKSLNGRGLGLYLSKVSLTLLTNGEISLENIENKNENENEKGVCVRIKIPTMYVS; encoded by the coding sequence ATGAATGGAAACAATATAAACTTAATGTATGTAGAAGATGATGTTGTAGTAAATGATACCATTACAAGTTTGTTACAAAAGCTTGGATATACTGTATATAACTTTTTTAATGGAGAAGATGCATACAACTATTATGTAGATAATAAAATCGATTTAGTTATTTCAGATATTGATATGCCAAAAATAAATGGTATTGAGCTAGTAGAAAAAATAAAAGCAGTAAATACAAAAACACCTATTATCTTTACAACTGCAATTAGTGATGAAAAATACCTACTTGATTCTATTAATTTAGGTATTGATTTATTTATGAAAAAACCAATTGATTGTGGTGCTTTAAAACAAAATATTGAAAAAGTTTTAAAACCATACTTCTTAGAACTAGAAAATGAAGCTAAAGAAGAAAAAATAAAACAACAAGCAAAAGAGATACTTATAGCAAAAACAGTCTCTATGATTTCACATCAATGGAGACAACCTCTATCAAAAATAGGTTCTATTACAAGTAAAATAAGAGTTTATTCTCAAATGAAAAAACTTACTGAAGATATTTTAATTACAAACTTAGAAAAAATAGAAAGAGAGAATATCTATCTTTCATCAACAATAAATAAATTTAATAAGCTTTTAGAAAAAAAAGATATTAGAGGTTTTTCATTAAAAGAGTTACTTGAAGATATAAATAAAGATGAAATATCTATTGATATGCAAAACAATGTTTTTATTAAAAGTGACTATGAAGAGTTTAAAAATATATTTGAAAGTATATTAAAAAACTCATATGAACAGTTTGATAAAAATAAGATAGAAAATAGAAAAATAAATATAACAACATTTCAAGATGATGAATTTTTTTATATAAAAATATGTGACAATGCAGGTGGAATAGATGAGGATATTTTAACTAATGTATTTGATTTATACCATTCTGATAAATCGTTAAATGGTAGAGGCTTAGGACTTTATTTATCTAAAGTGTCATTAACACTTTTAACAAATGGCGAGATTAGTTTAGAAAATATAGAAAATAAAAATGAAAATGAAAATGAAAAAGGGGTTTGTGTAAGAATTAAAATACCTACTATGTATGTAAGTTAA